TAAGCGAGCGCTTACGGGAATCCGCTTTTCTTTTAAAAGGCCTGAAAATTGAACTGATTGATGAACGGAATCAAACAAAAGACGTTTATCACTACGAAACAGGAATCGAAGCATTTGTTGCCTACTTGAATGAAGAAAAGGATTCCCTTCACAATGTTGTCTCCTTTGAGGGTATTCAAAACAGCATTGAAGTTGAATTTGCTTTTCAATTTAACGACGGATACTCAGAGAATATTCTCTCATTTGTTAATAATGTGCGGACAAAAGACGGCGGAACACATGAATCTGGTTCCAAAACGGCCATGACCCGTGCATTTAATGAATACGCAAGAAAAGTCGGCATTTTAAAAGAAAAAGATAAAAATCTGGATGGATCAGATATACGGGAAGGACTTTCAGCCATCATTTCTGTAAGAATTCCGGAAGAACTGCTGCAATTTGAAGGGCAGACGAAAGGAAAGCTCGGCACAAGTGAGGCAAGATCTGCAGTTGATTCTGTCGTATCGGAAAACCTTGCTTACTTTCTTGAGGAAAATCCGGAGACAAGCACGCTGCTTGTCAGAAAAGCGATTAAAGCTTTTCAAGCACGGGAAGCAGCACGAAAAGCCCGCGAGGAAGCAAGAAGCGGAAAGAAAAGAAAACGTTCTGAGGCCACGCTTAGCGGAAAACTCACCCCTGCACAATCCAGAAATCCTCAAAGAAATGAAATTTATCTGGTTGAGGGTGATTCTGCCGGCGGTTCAGCGAAACAGGGACGGGACAGACGCTTTCAGGCCGTTCTTCCATTGCGCGGAAAAGTCATTAACACAGAAAAGGCAAAGCTTGCAGACATTTTCAAAAATGAAGAGATTAATACAATTATTCATGCCATCGGAGCAGGTGTCGGAGCCGATTTTAATGTGGAAGACTGCAATTACGATAAAGTCATTATCATGACAGATGCCGATACTGACGGAGCGCATATTCAAGTACTGATTTTGACCTTCTTTTACCGCTATATGAAGCCGCTCATTGAAGCAGGCAAAGTTTTTATCGCTCTGCCGCCTTTATACAAAGTCAGCAAAGGGACAGGAAAAAAAGCGGTTGTGGAATATGCCTGGTCTGATGAAGAACTTCAGGTTGTTCTAAAAAAAGTAGGAAAAGGCTATATGATACAGCGCTACAAGGGTCTTGGAGAAATGAACGCAGATCAGCTGTGGGAAACGACAATGGATCCGGAGACAAGAACATTAATCCGCGTCCGCATTGATGATGCCGCACGTGCTGAGAGGCGTGTCACGACATTGATGGGTGACAAGGTTGAGCCTAGACGGAAATGGATAGAAAGCAATGTTGCATTTGGCTTAGATGAAGAAACCAACATTTTAGAAAACGAGAACCTATCCGTCGCAGAGGAGGAATAACTATATGACACAGCCAGAAAAATTTCGCGATCTCCCTCTTGAAGATGTGATAGGTGACCGTTTTGGGCGTTACAGTAAATACATCATTCAAGACAGGGCATTGCCTGATGCACGCGACGGGCTAAAGCCAGTTCAGCGCAGAATCCTATATGCTATGCATGTGGATGGAAATACAAATGACAAAAACTTCCGCAAATCCGCAAAAACAGTCGGTAACGTAATCGGCAACTACCATCCTCATGGCGATACATCAGTATATGACGCCATGGTGAGGATGAGCCAGGATTGGAAGGTCCGCAATTTGCTGATTGAAATGCATGGAAACAACGGCAGCAACGACG
The window above is part of the Metabacillus dongyingensis genome. Proteins encoded here:
- the parE gene encoding DNA topoisomerase IV subunit B — protein: MGKQQQFDYNDDAIQVLEGLEAVRKRPGMYIGSTDARGLHHLVYEIVDNSVDEALGGFGDHIIVKIHKDNSVSVQDKGRGMPTGMHKLGKPTAEVIMTVLHAGGKFGQGGYKTSGGLHGVGASVVNALSEWVVVTIHRDGFVYEQRFENGGKPATTLEKIGKSGKTGTIIHFKPDPVIFSTTTYNAETLSERLRESAFLLKGLKIELIDERNQTKDVYHYETGIEAFVAYLNEEKDSLHNVVSFEGIQNSIEVEFAFQFNDGYSENILSFVNNVRTKDGGTHESGSKTAMTRAFNEYARKVGILKEKDKNLDGSDIREGLSAIISVRIPEELLQFEGQTKGKLGTSEARSAVDSVVSENLAYFLEENPETSTLLVRKAIKAFQAREAARKAREEARSGKKRKRSEATLSGKLTPAQSRNPQRNEIYLVEGDSAGGSAKQGRDRRFQAVLPLRGKVINTEKAKLADIFKNEEINTIIHAIGAGVGADFNVEDCNYDKVIIMTDADTDGAHIQVLILTFFYRYMKPLIEAGKVFIALPPLYKVSKGTGKKAVVEYAWSDEELQVVLKKVGKGYMIQRYKGLGEMNADQLWETTMDPETRTLIRVRIDDAARAERRVTTLMGDKVEPRRKWIESNVAFGLDEETNILENENLSVAEEE